From Micromonospora carbonacea:
GGGTGAGCGCGCTGACCAGGGCGTCGCGCTCCTTGGTGCCGGGCGGCTGCGCGGCGGCCTCGGCGTACCGCTGCGGGTTCCAGCCCTCGGCCTGGGCGCGCATCGCGGCCAGGCCGACGGCCGCGCCGGGCGCGGTCGCGCCGCCGCCCAGGGCCGCGAAGAACTTGTCGTCACCGAGCGTCCGGCGCAGGCCGGCGGCGTTCTCCAGCAGCGCGTCCGACCGGTGTACGGCGGGAACGGGCGCGTCCGGGTGGGCGACGGCGACGTGGCGCAGGTAGCCCTCAAGGATCGCCTGCTCCACCGAACGCGCGTCGAGCATGTGCAGGGTCAGCGTGAGGAACTTCCGGCCGGGCAGCCAGGGGTCGGCGGCGACGACCGGGCCCGTCAAGTTCCGCACCTTCCGGGCCTCGGGGTTGTGCGCGAGGACCTCCCGCAGCACGGCCATGAAGTGCGACTTGCCGGAGCCGAACGAGCCGTGCAGGAACGCCGCCTGGGAACGGCCGGTGGTGACCGCGTGCCCGATCCGGCGCAGCGCGTCGGCGAAGTTGTCCCGAAGCTGGTCGGTGACCACGTACCGGCTCAGATCCGCGCCCTCGGCGGCCTTCACCACGAAGTCGCCCTCACCGACGGACGTCGGGATGTCGATCAGGTCGCGCAGCAGCGTCACCGGTGTTCCTCCAGCCTCCCCAGGGTGCCCGACACGCTACCCATCGACCCGAATGCTCGGGTACCGCACCGGATGGCCATTTTGCGGGCCGGGCGACGGGTCCATGGTGGACCGTTGGCGGACAGTTGCGCCGTTCGTCGGAGAAGGCGCAGCTCAGCCGGCAACCTCTCAGCAAAGGACACTGATCGGCAGCCCGCATAGGTCAACTTCCCGACAGATGCGCACGCTCGATGAGAACTGGCTGGCCAACCGGCCCGGGGATCGAGATCGCAACCGTCGGGATATAGACGACTACTTTTAGTTCTCATACACTCCGCTCGGCGGCTGCCTACCCGGTGGGGATGAGCAGATGGGCACATCGACGAAATTGCCGGGACCGCGCGGCGGGCCCTGGACACCGACTCGCGGCCAGTTGAGCCGATGGGGCGGCGCGGCTGGCCGGCCCGCGCCCTCAACGGATCATTCGTCCCCGGCGGGCCGCCCCTGCCCTGACACCCGGGAATCGGCGGAACACCTCGCCAGGCGGTGCCGGCGCGCATTGACGGACACCCTCCGCAGCGACCCGGAGATGTCCGGTCTCCACCAGGCCGCTCTTCGTGCCGGCCACGAACTCGTCAGCGTCCTCGCGGCCTTTCTCGACCGCGAATCAACCCTGTGGACCGAGGTGCCTGGTGCCACGAGCCAGACGCGAGAGGACGAGTTCGTGGCGCGGTTCGTCGCCGTCGTCGGTGGCGAGGGCGGCCTGGTGGGCGACTCCGTCGCGCGTCGCGCGGCCCGCCGGACAGCCGAGAAGCTACTGGACGGCTGCCCAGCGGCGGCCTCCGCCCTTCGCTCCGGGCGAGAACCCGCGCGCATCGACGGCGAGGCCTTCTGCGCCCTCTACCGGTTCTTCTTCGGCGAGTTCGTGGGCCAATTCGTCAGCACGGTGATTGCCGAGGGCCTGCCCATGGTGATGCCGCTGGCACTTCCGTTCGATCCCACGGGCCTCATCGCCAGCGCCGTCACGAGACAGGTCATCCAGGTGCTCCCCGACCCCTGCGCCGAGGCCGGCGGCCGTGAGCCTCGGCAGAGTCTGCTGGCCGAGACGGCTGACGAACTGGTGACCGACATGGTCGAGCACGCATTCGGGTTACGGGAGACGAGCCCATGACCACGCACCGGTACGCCTACCACTACGTCACTGACGGGGCGGCGAGGACTTCCCACGCCGGCCATCTCGTGAACGACCGGCTGTTCCGGGCCCGAGGCAGCGCCATCGAGCGAAACCTGTCCCCGGCGCCACCGCCGCCCGTCTGGGCGCAGGATCTCCTCCGCATCGCCAAGGCCACCTACCTCGCCGACAAGCTCTCCCGGCGGGACCGCACACCGGACCGCTGGACTCGGGACATCGACCTGTCCATCCAACTCGTCGAGCCGGACAGGTGGAGCAATCGCGCCGAGCCGCTGCTGGCCGCGTTGCTGGAGACCCTGACGGCGGACCGCTGGGAAATTCGGTTCCGTCCCGGCGCGGTCGGCCACCGGGGCGTACCCGGCTGGCTGTTCGACGACGCACCGGCGGAGGAGGTGGCGCTCTTCTCCGGCGGACTCGACTCCACCGCCTACGCGGCAGAACGGGTTGGGACGGCCGGCGGCCCGCTGTTGCTGGTGTCCTACTACGACCCCGCGCTCAAGCACCGACAGGAGGAACTCCTCGACGCCGTCCGGCGTCTCGGCTCCCGCCCGCTTATACACCGGGCCGTGCTCCTGCAGTCCAGGGCCAACGGCGTACGCCTCGAGCCGAGTTCCCGCTCCCGGGGGCTCCTGTTCCTGTCCACCGCCGTCTACGCGGCTGCCGCGCATCTCGCCTCCCGGGTCACGGTCCCCGAGAACGGGCAGTTGGCGGTGAACCCGCCGTTGACACCGGCGCGCATTGCCGCCTGCTCCACCCGCTCCGTGCACCCTCGGACCCTGCACCTGGTCAATCAGCTCATCGAAACGGTCGGCGGGAGGGTCGAGGTGGTGAACCCTCTGTTGTTCGACACCAAGGGTGAGGTGTGCCGCCGAGCCCTCGACGCGGGACTGCCACCCGCCACACTGATGGCGACGGTGAGCTGCGGCCACCCGCCCCGGAACTACAGCGCCAGCCGCTTCGACCACTGCGGGCACTGCTACCCCTGCCTGGTACGACAGTCCGGCTTGCTCGCGGCCTCGGGACGGGACGACACGCCGTACGAAAGGGATGTCTGGGCCCCGGCAGCCGGCAGGAACGACGTCGGCCATCGCGACGCCCTGCACGCATGGCTGGGACGGGGTTTCGGCATCCGCGAAGTGACGACAGACGTTCCCCTCCCCCCGCAGACAGACACATCCGCCCTCCTGCGGACCCTGCTACGGGGGCGGAGGGAACTGAACGACCTCTTCGCCCGCCATCACATGCCCGGCTCGACCAGAACGCCAGCAGCCTGAACAGCCTCGGCGCCCCGGTTCTCGCGGCAAGCCAGGTGCCGGGCCCGTTCAGAAGGGATTCAGAGCTGCCAGGGCGGCGGGCAGGTCGTCGCCCTCGGCCAGCAGCACCGGCCCCTCGTCGGCGTGGCGGTGGATGGTGCAGCCGCCCCGGGTGAACCGGACGGTGAGCGGCTGGTCGGGGTGCCCGGCGGCGAGGCGCAGCAGGGCCGGCACCGGGTCGGCGGGCAGCGGCCGGGCGCCGGACCGGGGCACGGGGACCGGCGCGTCCGGGTCGGCGGGGACGGTCTCGGGGAGGGTGGCGTCGAGGCCCTCGACGCAGTGCGCCACGGCCGCCTCCGGGCTGGGCCGGCACGGCAGGTCGTCGGGGTGCACCGGGGCGGCCGGCGGGCGCAGCTCGACCGACCAGAGCACGCCGTGCGCCCGCAGCAGCCCAGCCGGGTGATTCCGCAGATCGACCAGATTGACCACCAGCGCCAGGTCCAGGCCGTGGGCGAGCCGGAGCAGCTCGGCCAGCGGCGGCGCGTCGGGGCGTACGGCGGTGACCAGCAGGCGCGCGGCGGGCAGCGCCGGGCCGACGGCGGCCACCTGCTCGGCCACCGGGTCCGCGCCCGCCCAGGGCAGGGTGACGTAGCCCTCGCGCACGTCCGGCGAGAGGTCGTGGCCGCCGTCGGCCTCGGCGAGGTCTTCCGGGCGTACGCCGAACACGGCCGCCCAGGCGGCCAGCCGGTAGCGTTCGGGGAGCCGGACGACGAGCCGGCCGCCCGCCCCGCCGCCCGCCGTGGTGACCGCCTCGGGTGTGCCGGCCCACCAGGCCAGGTGCACCACCCGGTGCCGCAGGTCGGTCAGGGTGAGCAGCGCCGCGTCGTGCACCCGGCCCGTGCCGCCGCAGGTCGTGCAGACGCGCCGGGTCGGGCGGCAGTCGGGGCAGCGGCGCTCGGGCAGCGGCGCACCGAGCCACGGCGGGTCCGGGGGCTCGGCCGCGCGTTGCAGCGGCGTCCGGGTGCGGCGGAGGACCTGCCCGGTGGACTGCTCGACCAGGGTTTCCACCGGCTCGCCGGTGCGCAGCCCGGTGTGCCACCAGCGGCCGTCCCGCCAGATCGCCTGCGCCCCGGGCCGCCCGTCGCCGCCCGGCGGCCCCGCGCAGTCGGCGCGGACGCGGCGGGCGACCCCGGCCACGTCGACCGTCGCCGCCGGCAGCAGCGGCCGGAGCGGGTCGGGGCACAGCGTGCGGGCGGGGGCGGCCTCGCCGCGTTCGCCCAGCCCGGCCAGCGCGTCGGCCACGTCGGTGGCCGCGAGGGCGGCGGCCAGGTCGGCGTACGCCGCCTCCGGCGGGTGGGCGGGCACCGGGGAGCCGGGCACCTCGTAGCGCACGGCCCAGCGCAGCTCCCCGTCGTGGCGGCGGGCCTCCACGACCAGGTCGAGCAGGAGCAGGTCGGCCAGCGCGCAGAGCCGGGCCAGCCGCCGCCCCGGGTCGACCGGGGGCGGGGCGGCCGACCGGCCCAGCCACACCCGCCACGCCGGCCGCGCGGCCTCCGCGACGGCCCGCGCTGCCAGCTCGTGCCGCTGCGCCGCCGGCAGGTCGGGCCGCCAGGCCGCCGGCAGCCGTACGCTCGGCGGCTCCCCGACGGTGGCGGGGGCGACGCCGGCCCGGGCGGCCAGTTCGCGCACCCGGGGCGTCAGCTCCACCGCCCAGCCGCCCGTCGCATCCGGGCGCGGGTCGAGGTCGGCCGGCAGCACCTCGTGGGAGGCGACCGCGCCGGTGTCCAGGTTGGCCACCGTGAGCACGAGCTGGGCTCGCAGCCGGCCCCGCAGCCCGCAGCGGCGGCAGGCCACGGCCACGCTGCCGGCGCCCCGGCACAGCCGGC
This genomic window contains:
- a CDS encoding 7-cyano-7-deazaguanine synthase yields the protein MTTHRYAYHYVTDGAARTSHAGHLVNDRLFRARGSAIERNLSPAPPPPVWAQDLLRIAKATYLADKLSRRDRTPDRWTRDIDLSIQLVEPDRWSNRAEPLLAALLETLTADRWEIRFRPGAVGHRGVPGWLFDDAPAEEVALFSGGLDSTAYAAERVGTAGGPLLLVSYYDPALKHRQEELLDAVRRLGSRPLIHRAVLLQSRANGVRLEPSSRSRGLLFLSTAVYAAAAHLASRVTVPENGQLAVNPPLTPARIAACSTRSVHPRTLHLVNQLIETVGGRVEVVNPLLFDTKGEVCRRALDAGLPPATLMATVSCGHPPRNYSASRFDHCGHCYPCLVRQSGLLAASGRDDTPYERDVWAPAAGRNDVGHRDALHAWLGRGFGIREVTTDVPLPPQTDTSALLRTLLRGRRELNDLFARHHMPGSTRTPAA